A portion of the Lysinibacillus timonensis genome contains these proteins:
- a CDS encoding phosphatidate cytidylyltransferase, which yields MKQRIITALIAAALFIPFVVYGDLPFTLGVYALAAVALYEILRMKGISIFSVPGLLGIFVLFATLMPSEWSLYVEEIVTYSKYELLTIAIILLLAYSVVVKNSFSFDEVAFILLGALYIGIGFYYLIATREAGLNYIIYALLVVWVTDSGAYFTGRKLGKKKLWPEISPNKTVEGFIGGIIVAVIAASIMQWLFPFNVSWGYFVIVTIVSSVFGQLGDLVESAIKRHYAVKDSGWILPGHGGILDRFDSLLFVLPLLNLLHFVN from the coding sequence TTGAAGCAACGGATCATCACGGCACTAATTGCAGCTGCGTTATTTATTCCGTTTGTGGTATACGGAGATTTACCCTTTACTCTAGGTGTTTATGCATTAGCAGCGGTAGCACTATATGAAATCCTCCGAATGAAAGGAATATCTATTTTCTCAGTTCCTGGGTTACTCGGGATTTTTGTTTTATTTGCTACTTTAATGCCTAGCGAGTGGTCTCTATATGTGGAAGAGATAGTAACATACTCTAAATATGAACTTTTAACGATTGCAATCATTCTCTTGCTAGCTTACTCAGTGGTTGTGAAAAATAGTTTTTCATTTGACGAAGTAGCTTTCATCCTTTTAGGTGCTTTATATATAGGAATTGGATTTTATTATTTAATTGCCACACGGGAAGCCGGGTTAAATTACATTATCTATGCACTGCTTGTAGTCTGGGTTACTGATTCGGGAGCTTATTTTACAGGGCGTAAATTAGGAAAAAAGAAACTTTGGCCTGAAATTTCACCTAACAAAACCGTGGAAGGGTTCATCGGTGGCATTATCGTAGCGGTAATTGCTGCAAGTATTATGCAATGGCTGTTCCCATTTAACGTTTCATGGGGTTACTTTGTTATCGTAACGATTGTAAGCTCAGTCTTTGGTCAATTAGGTGACTTGGTTGAATCAGCTATAAAACGACATTATGCTGTGAAGGATTCTGGTTGGATATTACCAGGTCATGGAGGCATATTAGATCGATTTGATAGTCTACTATTTGTTTTGCCGCTATTGAATTTGCTGCATTTCGTTAATTAG
- a CDS encoding isoprenyl transferase: MFSRIFGKNKNKQHQISDSELTSLSECLPSHIAIIMDGNGRWAKKRSLPRIAGHHEGMKTVRKIARFADDLGVKALTLYAFSTENWKRPKKEVEYLMSLPEQFLNSFLPELMERNIKVVTMGHKDGLPNHTQSILNIAMEKTENNTGLILNFAMNYGSRAEIVNAMKEIIKEVKDGNLTIDKIDEETVNQYLMTSNLPEPDLLIRTSGEVRLSNFMLWQLAYTEFWFTETLWPDFDEETFMDAIKAYQKRNRRYGGLKGEGKN, translated from the coding sequence ATGTTTTCAAGAATTTTTGGTAAAAATAAAAATAAGCAACATCAGATTTCTGACAGCGAGCTTACATCTTTAAGCGAATGCCTACCTTCCCATATTGCGATTATTATGGACGGAAACGGACGTTGGGCTAAAAAGCGATCATTACCACGTATTGCTGGACATCACGAAGGAATGAAAACAGTACGAAAAATCGCACGTTTTGCCGATGATTTAGGAGTTAAAGCGTTAACTCTATATGCTTTTTCCACTGAAAACTGGAAGCGACCAAAAAAGGAAGTTGAGTACTTAATGAGCTTACCAGAGCAATTTCTAAATTCTTTTTTACCTGAACTAATGGAACGTAATATTAAAGTTGTGACGATGGGTCATAAAGACGGTCTACCAAATCATACACAATCTATCTTAAATATAGCTATGGAAAAAACGGAAAATAATACGGGTCTAATTTTGAATTTTGCAATGAATTATGGCAGTCGTGCTGAAATAGTAAACGCAATGAAGGAAATAATAAAAGAAGTTAAAGACGGGAACTTAACAATTGATAAAATTGATGAAGAAACAGTGAACCAATATTTAATGACATCCAATCTTCCTGAACCGGATTTATTAATACGTACTAGCGGTGAAGTAAGACTAAGTAACTTTATGTTATGGCAGCTTGCATATACCGAATTTTGGTTTACAGAGACTCTTTGGCCTGATTTCGACGAAGAAACATTTATGGACGCTATTAAAGCTTACCAGAAAAGAAATCGGCGTTACGGAGGGTTGAAAGGAGAAGGAAAAAATTGA
- the frr gene encoding ribosome recycling factor: protein MAKEVINQAKEKMNKSISAFTRELASIRAGRASASLLDRITVDYYGAPTPVNQLAGVTVPEARLLVITPYDKSILGEIEKAIMKSDIGITPTNDGNIIRLTIPQLTEERRKDLVKVVKKEAEEAKIAIRNVRRDANDDLKKLEKNGEITEDGLRGFSEDIQKLTDEFISKIDDLAKDKEKEILSV from the coding sequence ATGGCTAAAGAAGTAATTAACCAAGCAAAAGAAAAAATGAACAAATCAATTTCTGCATTTACTCGTGAATTAGCGTCAATCCGTGCTGGCCGTGCAAGTGCATCATTACTTGATCGTATTACTGTAGATTACTATGGTGCCCCTACACCAGTAAATCAATTAGCAGGGGTAACTGTACCGGAAGCTCGTTTATTAGTAATAACACCTTATGATAAATCCATCTTAGGTGAAATAGAAAAAGCAATTATGAAATCGGATATTGGGATAACACCTACTAACGATGGTAATATCATTCGTTTAACAATCCCACAATTAACTGAAGAACGTCGTAAAGATTTAGTGAAAGTCGTTAAGAAAGAAGCTGAAGAAGCGAAAATTGCCATTCGTAATGTTCGTCGTGACGCGAATGATGATTTAAAGAAACTAGAGAAAAACGGTGAAATTACAGAAGATGGCTTACGTGGATTCAGCGAAGATATTCAAAAATTAACAGATGAATTTATCTCTAAAATTGATGATCTTGCGAAAGATAAAGAAAAAGAAATCTTATCAGTATAA